A section of the Quatrionicoccus australiensis genome encodes:
- a CDS encoding LysR family transcriptional regulator: MDRLTAVRVFVEVADRGSLTQTAEHLEMSAAMVSRYLAAVEDWFEARLLHRTTRKVSLTDAGLAALPACRQMLDIAEEARHIAAERKREPAGMLRVTTAGSFADAQLTPVLIEFQALYPQVEIVLSVGDKPTDLVAERVDLAVRITNNLDPTMIARPLAHCRSMLCASPDYLQRHGTPLDADDLRRHRCIAHAFGIGKQYRLTRQGETITVPVNWNFHTNETAVLRRAALSGAGIGMLPTYYLGDDLRAGRLIRLLPEYEPDVLGIHAIYLSRQHQPLALRLLVDFLAARFAGEIAPWDLALGVETPA; encoded by the coding sequence ATGGATCGCCTGACCGCTGTACGTGTCTTTGTCGAAGTCGCCGATCGGGGCAGCCTGACGCAGACGGCCGAGCATCTGGAAATGTCGGCTGCCATGGTCAGCCGCTATCTCGCCGCCGTCGAGGACTGGTTCGAGGCCCGCTTGCTGCACCGGACGACGCGCAAGGTCAGCCTGACCGATGCCGGTCTGGCCGCCCTGCCCGCCTGCCGGCAAATGCTCGACATCGCCGAGGAAGCCCGCCACATCGCGGCCGAACGCAAGCGCGAGCCGGCCGGCATGCTGCGCGTGACGACCGCCGGCTCGTTTGCCGACGCCCAGCTGACGCCGGTGCTGATCGAGTTTCAGGCCTTGTATCCGCAGGTGGAAATCGTGCTGTCGGTCGGCGACAAGCCGACCGATCTCGTTGCCGAGCGCGTCGATCTGGCGGTGCGCATCACCAACAATCTGGACCCGACGATGATTGCGCGCCCCCTGGCGCACTGCCGTTCGATGCTCTGTGCCTCGCCCGACTACCTGCAGCGCCACGGCACGCCGCTTGACGCCGACGACTTGCGCCGGCACCGCTGCATCGCGCATGCCTTCGGGATCGGCAAGCAATACCGCCTGACGCGTCAGGGCGAGACGATCACCGTGCCGGTCAATTGGAACTTTCACACCAACGAGACGGCAGTCCTGCGCCGCGCCGCGCTTTCCGGCGCCGGCATCGGCATGCTGCCGACCTACTACCTGGGCGACGACCTGCGCGCCGGCCGCCTGATCCGGTTGCTGCCCGAGTACGAGCCGGACGTGCTGGGCATCCACGCCATCTACCTGTCACGCCAGCACCAGCCACTGGCCTTGCGCCTGCTCGTGGACTTTCTGGCAGCGCGCTTTGCCGGTGAAATTGCGCCGTGGGATCTGGCGCTCGGGGTGGAAACACCAGCCTGA
- a CDS encoding methyl-accepting chemotaxis protein — protein MKNNQPVTHREVLMDDGVTIVTKTDLRGSITYVNPDFIRISGFSEAELLGQSHNIVRHPEMPVEAFADMWATLKQGKPWNGIVKNRCKNGDFYWVDAHVAPIDDAGKVVGYTSMRTKPTRQQVEAAEALYRQFREGRAKVRLHAGNLVSTSFLQHINVFRRVLEMAVNSQLYLLMAAFLIGFGVAGAVVYSGLGKVQVNGPIYQRVVQGKDLVADILPPPEYLIESYLVVLEMLRAEPAALPALFEKSAQLRQDFDTRHLVWVNELPAGTIKTLMVEDAYKPGVAFLDLRDQAFIPALRAGNRAAAENLLPRLAALYAEHRAVIDQVVTLANQRIADDERNAAEIISGNYFLLGGLGLGIALIVSLLGGTVIRNLQRLLGGDPRYACEITRHVASGNLGLRIEVEPLDRTSLLASIGHLREMFRNMLSDIQNNADRVATHAHQMVMVADQVALSSQAQSESTAGVASTTEEVSMSMAQVVESAAEAHAISVASGNTCESGANVINSAVISMESIARTVRQSTQSILALGKQSQRISSVIQVIREIADQTNLLALNAAIEAARAGESGRGFAVVADEVRKLAERTSHATSEIAGMIAAIQNGMNEAVGSMEAGVAQVDQGVALANEAGVAIQRIRDSAAQVVTVVADISAALREQGAATENIRSHVERISGLSDENNSVAGDALSGAQQLLETATGMQSTVSRFAV, from the coding sequence ATGAAGAACAACCAACCGGTTACCCATCGGGAGGTCTTGATGGACGATGGCGTCACCATCGTTACCAAGACCGACCTGCGCGGCAGCATTACCTACGTCAATCCTGATTTCATCCGCATTTCGGGCTTTTCCGAGGCGGAGTTGCTCGGCCAAAGCCACAATATCGTGCGCCATCCGGAAATGCCGGTCGAGGCTTTTGCCGACATGTGGGCAACCCTCAAACAGGGCAAGCCGTGGAACGGCATTGTCAAAAATCGGTGCAAGAACGGCGATTTCTACTGGGTCGATGCGCATGTCGCACCGATTGACGATGCCGGCAAGGTAGTCGGTTATACCTCGATGCGCACCAAGCCGACCCGGCAGCAGGTCGAGGCGGCCGAAGCCCTGTACCGGCAATTCCGCGAGGGGCGCGCGAAGGTCCGGCTGCATGCTGGCAATCTGGTCAGTACCTCGTTCCTGCAGCACATCAATGTATTTCGCCGGGTGCTCGAGATGGCGGTCAACAGCCAGTTGTACCTGCTGATGGCTGCCTTCCTGATCGGTTTTGGCGTGGCTGGCGCAGTGGTCTACAGCGGTCTGGGCAAGGTCCAGGTCAATGGCCCGATCTACCAGCGCGTCGTCCAGGGCAAGGATCTGGTGGCGGATATCCTGCCGCCGCCCGAATACCTGATCGAGTCCTATCTCGTCGTGCTCGAAATGCTGCGCGCCGAGCCGGCGGCCCTGCCGGCGTTGTTTGAAAAGAGCGCGCAGTTGCGCCAGGACTTCGATACGCGACACCTGGTCTGGGTTAATGAACTGCCGGCCGGGACGATCAAAACCCTGATGGTCGAAGACGCCTACAAGCCCGGCGTCGCTTTCCTCGATCTGCGCGACCAGGCATTCATTCCGGCCCTGCGGGCCGGTAACCGGGCCGCAGCGGAAAACCTGCTGCCCAGGCTGGCGGCACTCTATGCCGAGCATCGTGCGGTGATCGACCAGGTGGTAACGCTGGCCAATCAGCGGATTGCCGATGATGAAAGGAATGCGGCCGAGATCATCAGCGGCAATTATTTTTTGCTGGGCGGCCTTGGGCTGGGAATTGCGCTGATCGTCAGCCTGCTGGGCGGAACCGTGATCCGCAATCTGCAGCGACTGCTCGGTGGCGATCCGCGCTATGCCTGCGAAATCACACGCCACGTGGCTTCGGGCAACCTGGGGCTGCGCATCGAGGTCGAGCCGCTCGACCGGACCAGTTTGCTGGCCTCGATCGGCCATTTGCGTGAAATGTTTCGCAACATGCTGAGCGATATCCAGAACAATGCCGACCGGGTGGCAACACATGCCCACCAGATGGTCATGGTGGCCGATCAGGTGGCCTTGAGTTCGCAGGCGCAGAGCGAGTCTACAGCGGGCGTGGCGAGCACGACCGAAGAGGTCAGCATGAGCATGGCCCAGGTTGTGGAGAGTGCCGCCGAGGCGCATGCCATTTCGGTGGCCTCCGGCAATACCTGCGAGAGCGGGGCCAATGTCATCAACAGTGCGGTCATCAGCATGGAAAGCATTGCCCGGACGGTGCGCCAGTCGACACAGAGCATCCTGGCACTGGGCAAGCAGTCGCAGCGTATTTCTTCAGTCATTCAGGTGATCCGGGAAATCGCCGACCAGACCAACCTGCTCGCCTTGAATGCAGCGATCGAGGCGGCGCGGGCCGGTGAAAGCGGGCGCGGTTTTGCCGTCGTCGCCGACGAGGTGCGCAAACTGGCCGAGCGGACATCGCATGCCACGAGTGAAATTGCCGGCATGATCGCGGCGATCCAGAACGGCATGAACGAGGCTGTCGGCAGCATGGAAGCCGGCGTCGCGCAGGTCGATCAGGGTGTAGCCCTGGCCAACGAAGCCGGTGTCGCCATCCAGCGCATCCGCGACAGCGCGGCTCAGGTGGTTACCGTGGTGGCGGATATTTCCGCCGCCCTGCGTGAGCAGGGCGCGGCGACCGAGAATATCCGCAGCCACGTCGAGCGGATTTCCGGCCTGTCGGATGAAAATAATTCGGTCGCTGGCGATGCCCTGAGCGGTGCGCAGCAGTTGCTCGAGACGGCGACCGGCATGCAGAGCACGGTCAGCCGGTTTGCGGTCTAG
- a CDS encoding adenosine deaminase has protein sequence MIATQDKDASLELACRMPKAELHVHIEGTLEPALAFALARRNGITLPYADEAALAAAYDFDSLQSFLDLYYACADVLRTADDFRDLMLAYLERAAADNVIHAEMFFDPQTHTARGIPFLTVLDGLEEGLRQGQARWGISGRLILCFLRHLSEEDAFATLAEAEPHLARIDGFGLDSSEKGNPPSKFARVFARCRALGKPVVAHAGEEGPPVYISEALDLLGSKRIDHGVRALEDAAVVERLVREGVPLTVCPLSNIRLCVFKDMTEHTLGKLLAQGAKVTLNSDDPAYFGGYLNDNIRAVQAAFHFDAATWYQLARNSFEASFASDAEKAGWIARLDACFAEA, from the coding sequence ATGATCGCCACGCAAGACAAGGACGCCAGCCTCGAACTGGCCTGCCGCATGCCGAAGGCCGAGCTGCATGTGCATATCGAAGGCACGCTGGAGCCGGCGCTGGCCTTTGCGCTGGCCCGGCGCAACGGCATCACGCTGCCTTACGCCGATGAAGCGGCGCTCGCTGCGGCCTACGATTTCGACAGCCTGCAATCCTTCCTCGATCTCTACTACGCCTGTGCCGACGTGCTGCGCACGGCCGACGATTTCCGCGACCTGATGCTCGCCTATCTCGAGCGCGCCGCGGCCGACAACGTGATCCATGCCGAGATGTTCTTCGATCCGCAGACGCACACGGCGCGCGGCATTCCCTTCCTCACCGTGCTCGATGGCCTGGAAGAAGGCCTGCGGCAGGGCCAGGCGCGCTGGGGCATCAGCGGCCGGCTGATCCTCTGCTTCCTGCGCCATCTCAGCGAAGAAGACGCCTTCGCCACGCTGGCCGAGGCCGAACCTCATCTGGCGCGGATCGACGGTTTTGGTCTCGATTCCTCGGAAAAGGGCAATCCGCCGAGCAAGTTCGCGCGCGTCTTCGCCCGTTGCCGCGCACTCGGCAAACCGGTCGTCGCGCACGCCGGCGAGGAAGGCCCACCGGTCTACATCAGCGAAGCCCTCGATTTGCTCGGCTCGAAACGCATCGACCACGGCGTGCGCGCCCTCGAAGATGCTGCCGTCGTCGAGCGTCTGGTGCGCGAAGGCGTGCCGCTGACGGTCTGCCCGTTGTCGAACATCCGTCTCTGCGTGTTCAAGGACATGACCGAGCACACGCTGGGCAAGCTGCTGGCGCAAGGCGCCAAAGTCACGTTGAACAGCGACGACCCGGCCTATTTCGGCGGTTATCTGAACGACAACATCCGCGCCGTGCAGGCCGCTTTCCATTTCGACGCGGCGACCTGGTACCAGCTGGCGCGTAACAGTTTCGAGGCGAGCTTTGCCAGCGATGCCGAAAAGGCAGGCTGGATAGCGCGGCTTGATGCGTGTTTCGCCGAGGCTTGA
- a CDS encoding BMP family ABC transporter substrate-binding protein: protein MLSRLKTLTAVAVMAVAGLTAAQAAEPVKAGFVYIGPTGDHGWTYSHDEGRKLLESQSGGKVKTAFVENVPETADAERVFRDLAQKGNKVVFGTSFGYMNQMAKVAKAFPNTVFMHATGYKTAANLGVYDVRTYEGAYMLGVVAGKMSKGNKLGVVASIPIPEVIRNINAFTIGARSVNPAITTRAIWVNSWFDPGKEREAALALISQGCDVLMQNTDSPAVVQAAQEKGVLAFGWDSDMTKFGGKAHLAASVLNWGVIYKKTLDEVQAGTWKSGDLWWGVKEGAVNIESFGPAVTAPVKKLAEERRDAIKAGTLHPFTGPLKDQTGKELLAAGKTYADGDLKKMNFYVEGVEGSIPKQAPPVPGNAACGSRFLLAGRFCRPVSQVFCRIHGSGQA from the coding sequence ATGCTGTCCAGACTCAAGACACTCACTGCCGTTGCGGTCATGGCCGTTGCCGGCCTGACCGCTGCCCAAGCCGCCGAACCGGTCAAGGCCGGTTTCGTCTATATCGGCCCGACCGGCGATCACGGCTGGACCTACTCGCACGATGAAGGCCGCAAGCTGCTGGAAAGCCAGTCGGGCGGCAAGGTCAAGACCGCCTTCGTCGAGAACGTGCCGGAAACCGCCGACGCTGAACGTGTCTTCCGCGATCTGGCGCAGAAGGGCAACAAGGTCGTCTTCGGCACCTCCTTCGGCTACATGAACCAGATGGCCAAGGTCGCCAAGGCCTTCCCGAATACCGTGTTCATGCACGCCACCGGCTACAAGACGGCGGCCAACCTCGGTGTGTACGACGTGCGTACCTACGAAGGTGCCTACATGCTCGGCGTTGTTGCCGGCAAGATGAGCAAGGGCAACAAGCTCGGCGTCGTCGCCTCGATTCCCATCCCGGAAGTCATCCGCAACATCAACGCCTTCACGATCGGCGCACGCAGCGTCAATCCGGCGATCACGACGCGCGCCATCTGGGTGAATTCCTGGTTCGATCCGGGCAAGGAACGCGAAGCCGCGCTGGCGCTGATCTCGCAAGGCTGTGACGTGCTGATGCAGAACACCGATTCGCCGGCCGTCGTCCAGGCTGCCCAGGAAAAGGGCGTGCTCGCCTTCGGCTGGGATTCGGACATGACCAAGTTCGGCGGCAAGGCCCACCTGGCGGCTTCGGTGCTCAACTGGGGCGTGATCTACAAGAAGACGCTGGATGAAGTGCAGGCCGGCACCTGGAAGAGCGGCGACCTGTGGTGGGGCGTCAAGGAAGGTGCCGTCAATATCGAGAGCTTCGGTCCGGCCGTCACCGCACCGGTCAAGAAGCTGGCCGAAGAGCGCCGCGACGCGATCAAGGCCGGTACGCTGCACCCCTTCACCGGCCCGCTCAAGGACCAGACTGGCAAGGAACTGCTTGCCGCCGGCAAGACCTACGCCGATGGCGACCTGAAGAAGATGAATTTCTACGTCGAAGGCGTCGAAGGTTCGATTCCGAAGCAAGCACCACCGGTACCCGGAAACGCGGCCTGCGGGTCGCGTTTTTTATTGGCTGGCCGCTTTTGCCGGCCGGTATCGCAAGTATTTTGTAGAATCCATGGCTCTGGCCAGGCTTGA
- a CDS encoding nucleoside deaminase: protein MTSNLTEQDAQHLRYCIDLSRQVRDSGKHPFAAIVVDADGHIVAEAGNDSLPPEGDPTRHAELVAAGLAARRLSPEQLAAATLYTSAEPCAMCAGAIYWCGIGRVVYALSEHKLLGLTGDHPENPTFALPCREVFARGQRRIEVTGPCLEDEAAAPHIGFWQQP, encoded by the coding sequence ATGACTAGTAACTTGACCGAGCAGGACGCGCAGCACCTGCGCTACTGCATAGACCTCTCCCGCCAGGTACGCGACAGCGGCAAGCATCCGTTTGCCGCCATCGTCGTCGATGCCGACGGCCATATCGTCGCCGAAGCCGGCAACGATTCGCTGCCACCCGAGGGCGATCCGACCCGGCACGCCGAACTGGTCGCCGCCGGCCTCGCCGCCCGCCGCCTCAGCCCTGAGCAACTTGCCGCCGCAACGCTCTACACCAGCGCCGAACCCTGTGCCATGTGCGCCGGCGCCATCTACTGGTGCGGCATCGGCCGCGTCGTCTATGCGCTGTCCGAGCACAAGCTGCTCGGCCTGACCGGCGACCACCCGGAAAACCCGACCTTCGCGCTGCCCTGCCGCGAGGTGTTTGCACGCGGCCAGCGCCGCATCGAAGTCACCGGCCCCTGCCTCGAAGACGAGGCCGCCGCGCCGCACATCGGCTTCTGGCAGCAACCATAA
- the xdhA gene encoding xanthine dehydrogenase small subunit, with product MSERPIQFYFRGALHAVQGPAPTRTVLQYLREDLLQTGTKEGCAEGDCGACTVVVGELVGADGQEELRLRAVNSCIQFLPSLDGKALFTVEDLAPAADRLHPVQQALVDRHGSQCGFCTPGFAMSLFALYENQPNCPEREEIDHTLSGNLCRCTGYRPIVDATQDAYALPRQPLNRLPVIAALKELAKLPPLDYAGGGRHSHSPRSLAELAELREKLPEARLVAGGTDVGLWVTKQGRDLGEIIQLGAVAELKRVAIGAERLEIGAGVTLTDAFAALTAFEPQWAELARRFASTPVKNAGTLGGNVANGSPIGDSMPALIALGCRIVLQKGSATREMALEDFYVDYQKTALQAGEFVRSLILDAPQAPLQRLFRSYKVAKRLDQDISAVAAGLAVHVDSDGLIRRARLAFGGMAATPKRAAACEAAMLGRPWDPDTVRLGMAALKEDFAPFSDVRASSAYRLTVAANLLQRFWLETGQKNTSTAAPVRLAQLSPITPEARP from the coding sequence ATGTCCGAACGCCCCATCCAGTTCTATTTCCGCGGCGCGCTGCACGCAGTGCAGGGCCCGGCGCCGACCCGTACGGTGCTCCAGTATCTGCGCGAAGACCTGCTGCAGACCGGCACCAAGGAAGGTTGCGCCGAGGGTGACTGCGGTGCCTGCACCGTCGTCGTCGGCGAACTGGTCGGTGCCGACGGCCAGGAGGAACTGCGCCTGCGCGCCGTCAATTCCTGCATCCAGTTCCTGCCCTCGCTCGACGGCAAGGCGCTGTTCACGGTCGAGGACCTGGCACCGGCTGCCGACCGCCTGCATCCGGTGCAGCAGGCGCTGGTCGACCGGCATGGTTCGCAATGCGGCTTCTGCACGCCGGGTTTCGCGATGTCGCTGTTCGCACTCTATGAAAACCAGCCGAACTGCCCGGAGCGCGAGGAAATCGACCACACGCTGTCGGGCAACCTGTGCCGCTGCACCGGTTATCGGCCCATCGTCGATGCGACGCAGGATGCCTACGCCCTGCCGCGCCAGCCGCTCAACCGCTTGCCGGTGATCGCCGCCTTGAAGGAACTCGCCAAGCTGCCGCCGCTCGATTACGCTGGTGGCGGCCGGCACAGCCACAGCCCGCGCAGCCTGGCCGAACTCGCCGAGTTGCGCGAAAAATTGCCGGAAGCCCGCCTGGTCGCCGGCGGCACCGACGTCGGCCTGTGGGTCACCAAGCAGGGACGCGACCTCGGCGAAATCATCCAGCTTGGCGCCGTGGCCGAACTGAAACGCGTCGCGATCGGCGCCGAGCGCCTGGAAATCGGCGCCGGCGTGACGTTGACCGATGCGTTTGCCGCGCTCACCGCCTTCGAGCCGCAATGGGCCGAACTGGCCCGCCGCTTCGCTTCGACCCCGGTCAAGAATGCCGGCACGCTGGGCGGCAATGTCGCCAACGGTTCGCCGATCGGCGATTCGATGCCGGCCCTGATCGCGCTCGGCTGCCGCATCGTGCTGCAAAAAGGCAGCGCGACGCGTGAAATGGCGCTTGAGGATTTCTATGTCGACTATCAGAAGACGGCTTTGCAGGCCGGCGAATTCGTCCGCTCGCTGATTCTCGATGCGCCGCAGGCGCCGCTGCAACGGCTGTTCCGCAGCTACAAGGTGGCCAAGCGCCTCGACCAGGACATCTCGGCGGTCGCCGCCGGGCTGGCCGTGCATGTCGACAGCGATGGCCTGATCCGCCGCGCCCGCCTCGCCTTCGGCGGCATGGCAGCGACGCCGAAGCGCGCCGCCGCCTGCGAAGCCGCAATGCTCGGCCGGCCGTGGGACCCGGACACGGTGCGCCTGGGCATGGCCGCACTCAAGGAAGATTTCGCGCCCTTCTCCGACGTACGCGCCAGCAGCGCCTACCGCCTCACGGTCGCCGCCAACCTGTTGCAGCGCTTCTGGCTGGAAACCGGGCAAAAAAACACGTCGACCGCTGCGCCGGTGCGTCTCGCCCAGTTGTCGCCGATCACGCCGGAGGCCCGCCCATGA
- the xdhB gene encoding xanthine dehydrogenase molybdopterin binding subunit: MNARPANSQLSGSLVGRAIPHESAHLHVSGKAAYIDDLPELAGTLHAAAGLSTCARGRIKNLDLSAVRAYPGVRCVITAADIPGENNCGPILHDDPIIAGEEIQFYGQVIFAVAAETRDAARQAVRLAKVEYAVETPILDMEAAIAAESWVLPPFAMQRGPVDAAFAAAPHHLSGTASVGGQEHFYLEGQISYVQPREDHTLHLICSTQHPTEMQQLVSHALGWRSHQISVEIRRMGGGFGGKESQSAQWACLAAILAVNTGKPVKMRLDRDDDMIATGKRHGFQYAWESAFDNAGRLLGLKLEMASNCGYSADLSGPVNDRTICHIDNAYYLDAVTLKSLRCKTNTVSNTAFRGFGGPQGMFVIESVLDDIARHLGRDPLEVRQTNFYDVEPGVRSTTPYGMTVEDNVAPALVAELAASCDYAARRAAIAEFNANSPVIKRGLALTPIKFGISFNATHYNQAGALVHVYTDGTVLVSHGGTEMGQGLYTKIKQIVAQEFGLPLEDVRLSSTDTSRVANTSATAASSGADLNGKASQNACLNIKARLAAFVVDLCNGKVAATDVQFADGRVKAGDAYDASFHELVMAAYRARIQLWDAGFYKTPKIHFDPVTKLGRPFFYFAYGASCSEVAIDTLTGESRVLRVDVLHDVGRSINPALDIGQIEGGFIQGMGWLTSEELWWKTEGAQAGRLMSHAPSTYKIPTASDLPEVFNVRLFDNANVEDSIHRSKAVGEPPFMLALSVFQALRDAVGATLPVGSQVRLSAPATPEAILAALAAASGRLPENT, encoded by the coding sequence ATGAACGCCCGTCCCGCAAATTCCCAGCTCTCCGGCTCGCTGGTCGGGCGCGCCATTCCGCATGAAAGCGCGCACCTGCACGTCAGCGGCAAGGCCGCCTACATCGACGACCTGCCGGAACTGGCCGGCACGCTGCATGCGGCGGCCGGCTTGTCGACCTGTGCGCGCGGCCGCATCAAGAACCTCGACCTGTCTGCCGTGCGCGCCTATCCCGGCGTGCGCTGCGTGATCACCGCCGCCGACATTCCCGGCGAGAACAATTGCGGGCCCATCCTGCACGACGATCCGATCATCGCCGGCGAGGAAATCCAGTTCTACGGCCAGGTGATCTTCGCCGTCGCCGCCGAGACGCGCGACGCGGCACGGCAGGCGGTGCGCCTGGCGAAAGTCGAGTACGCGGTCGAAACGCCCATCCTCGACATGGAGGCGGCGATTGCCGCCGAATCCTGGGTGCTGCCGCCCTTCGCAATGCAGCGCGGCCCGGTCGATGCGGCGTTTGCCGCAGCACCGCATCACCTGAGCGGCACGGCGAGCGTCGGCGGCCAGGAGCATTTCTACCTCGAAGGCCAGATTTCCTACGTCCAGCCCAGGGAAGACCACACGCTGCACCTGATCTGCTCGACGCAGCACCCGACCGAGATGCAGCAACTGGTCTCGCATGCGCTGGGCTGGCGTTCGCACCAGATCAGCGTCGAGATCCGGCGCATGGGCGGCGGCTTCGGCGGCAAGGAATCGCAATCGGCGCAATGGGCCTGCCTCGCGGCGATCCTGGCGGTCAACACCGGAAAACCGGTCAAAATGCGCCTCGACCGCGACGATGACATGATCGCCACCGGCAAGCGCCACGGTTTCCAGTACGCCTGGGAATCGGCCTTCGACAACGCCGGCCGCCTGCTCGGCCTGAAGCTGGAGATGGCATCGAACTGCGGCTACTCGGCCGACCTGTCCGGCCCGGTCAACGACCGCACGATCTGCCACATCGACAACGCCTACTACCTCGATGCGGTGACGCTGAAAAGCCTGCGCTGCAAGACCAACACCGTGTCGAACACCGCTTTCCGCGGCTTCGGCGGACCGCAGGGCATGTTCGTCATCGAGAGCGTGCTCGACGACATCGCCCGCCATCTCGGGCGCGATCCGCTGGAGGTTCGCCAGACCAATTTCTACGACGTCGAACCCGGCGTCCGCAGCACAACGCCTTACGGCATGACCGTCGAAGACAATGTCGCCCCGGCCCTGGTCGCCGAACTCGCCGCCAGTTGCGACTACGCCGCCCGGCGCGCCGCGATTGCCGAATTCAACGCGAACAGCCCGGTCATCAAGCGCGGCCTGGCGCTGACTCCGATCAAGTTCGGCATCTCCTTCAACGCCACGCACTACAACCAGGCCGGCGCGCTGGTTCATGTCTATACCGACGGCACGGTGCTCGTCTCGCACGGCGGCACCGAGATGGGCCAGGGCCTGTACACCAAGATCAAGCAGATCGTTGCCCAGGAATTTGGCTTGCCGCTCGAAGATGTGCGCCTCTCCTCTACCGACACCAGCCGCGTCGCCAACACCTCGGCGACGGCGGCCTCAAGCGGCGCCGACCTCAATGGCAAGGCGTCGCAAAACGCCTGTCTGAACATCAAGGCGCGGCTCGCCGCCTTTGTCGTCGATCTGTGCAATGGCAAGGTGGCAGCAACCGACGTGCAATTCGCCGACGGCCGCGTCAAGGCCGGTGACGCCTACGACGCCAGCTTCCACGAACTGGTCATGGCCGCCTACCGGGCGCGCATCCAGTTGTGGGACGCCGGTTTCTACAAGACGCCGAAAATCCATTTCGACCCGGTGACCAAGCTCGGCCGGCCCTTCTTCTACTTCGCCTACGGCGCGTCGTGCAGCGAAGTCGCCATCGACACGCTGACCGGCGAAAGCCGCGTGCTGCGCGTCGATGTGCTGCATGACGTCGGCCGCTCAATCAATCCGGCGCTCGACATCGGCCAGATTGAAGGCGGCTTCATCCAGGGCATGGGCTGGCTGACCAGCGAGGAACTGTGGTGGAAAACCGAGGGCGCCCAGGCCGGCCGGCTGATGAGCCATGCGCCCTCGACCTACAAGATCCCGACCGCCAGCGATCTGCCGGAAGTCTTCAACGTCCGCCTCTTCGACAACGCCAATGTCGAGGACAGCATCCACCGCTCCAAGGCGGTTGGTGAGCCGCCCTTCATGCTCGCGCTGTCGGTTTTCCAGGCGCTGCGCGATGCGGTCGGCGCAACGCTGCCGGTCGGCAGCCAGGTCAGACTGAGCGCGCCGGCGACGCCGGAAGCGATTCTCGCCGCCCTCGCCGCGGCCAGCGGTCGACTGCCGGAAAACACATGA
- the xdhC gene encoding xanthine dehydrogenase accessory protein XdhC, translated as MAADWLAALNTQLAAGQDVVLVTVAGTQGSAPREAGATMLVGADSTALTIGGGHLEWQAIAQARRRLTAENSRPQVQRYNLGARLGQCCGGVVWLLFENIAASSLAEWQARRDAVENGACLQRRLDHRAAASNWTPDGEHAVTKLVGGPEEWQFSQKIAVDRFPVWIFGAGHVAQALVHQLQPLGAAITWIDSRDEAFAGLATDGIDTRLTDTPESEVAQAPAGTFFIIMTHSHTLDFALCEAVYRRRDFAYFGLIGSQSKRASFEHRLLDRGLARERLEELTCPIGIAGIVSKQPAAIALAVGAEILQIHHARQLLTQAARPRLSTSTIQPE; from the coding sequence ATGGCCGCTGACTGGCTCGCCGCCCTGAACACGCAACTGGCCGCCGGCCAGGACGTCGTGCTGGTCACTGTTGCCGGCACGCAGGGTTCGGCGCCGCGCGAAGCCGGCGCGACGATGCTGGTCGGCGCCGACAGCACCGCGCTGACCATAGGCGGCGGCCATCTCGAATGGCAGGCCATCGCCCAGGCCCGGCGCCGCCTGACGGCAGAGAACAGCCGCCCGCAAGTGCAGCGCTACAACCTCGGCGCCCGCCTCGGCCAGTGTTGCGGCGGCGTCGTCTGGCTGTTGTTCGAGAACATCGCGGCGAGCAGCCTGGCCGAATGGCAGGCGCGCCGGGATGCCGTCGAAAATGGTGCCTGCCTGCAGCGCCGGCTCGATCACCGGGCCGCTGCCTCGAACTGGACGCCGGATGGCGAACACGCCGTCACCAAACTGGTGGGCGGCCCGGAAGAATGGCAATTCAGCCAGAAAATAGCGGTCGACCGCTTCCCGGTGTGGATTTTCGGCGCCGGTCATGTCGCGCAGGCGCTGGTCCACCAGTTGCAGCCGCTCGGCGCCGCGATCACCTGGATCGACAGCCGCGACGAGGCCTTTGCCGGGCTCGCCACGGACGGCATCGACACCCGCCTCACCGACACGCCGGAGAGCGAAGTCGCGCAGGCCCCGGCCGGCACTTTCTTCATCATCATGACGCACAGCCACACGCTGGATTTTGCGCTGTGCGAAGCGGTCTACCGCCGGCGCGACTTCGCCTACTTCGGCCTGATCGGCTCGCAGAGCAAACGCGCTTCCTTCGAGCACCGCCTGCTCGACCGCGGCCTGGCGCGCGAACGCCTGGAAGAACTGACCTGCCCGATCGGCATTGCCGGCATCGTCAGCAAGCAACCCGCCGCCATCGCACTCGCCGTCGGCGCCGAAATCCTGCAGATACACCACGCCCGCCAACTGCTGACCCAGGCTGCCCGCCCACGCCTGTCCACCAGCACCATCCAGCCGGAGTAA